A single window of Rhodamnia argentea isolate NSW1041297 chromosome 5, ASM2092103v1, whole genome shotgun sequence DNA harbors:
- the LOC125315322 gene encoding B3 domain-containing transcription factor VRN1-like — protein MRRLRVPTLQSLGERQKVINVRKLIFQLHLNDEYLREAAPDVNMVLTMRRIFEEQQNDMANYIGIPKRFVRKYGKNLPETVRLRVPDGGSWRVELEKWDDMVWLAKGWKEFAEHYSICEGHFLVFKYVGDSGFHVLIFDKSATEIDYPLIDTVEFVPPKTENVDDHCNLSVILRSLDGFSLKRKEKDELHLKSYHHKPSKAMKSDSVNLVDDATTSHAIVLGLGSETKGFRADRGATLLPQDWEGRMENSKGKVSPAMLASLSSASEPWRVTTALKAAGKYELQYPSFAVVIRAHHQLKNGVTVPGSFFKGRINRRIQTATLKYTDGSWPVKLMYYPQHGSGKLSAGWRAFQKGTSLKEGDACVFELVRIDNIELKVSILRRNVET, from the exons ATGAGACGACTGCGCGTTCCGACACTTCAATCGCTAGGAGAGCGGCAGAAGGTAATCAATGTGAGGAAGTTGATCTTCCAATTGCATCTCAATGATGAGTACTTGAGAGAGGCTGCACCTGATGTCAACATGGTATTAACCATGAGAAGAATATTTGAAGAGCAACAAAATGATATGGCCAACTACATT GGTATTCCGAAGAGGTTTGTGAGAAAGTATGGTAAGAATCTTCCCGAAACGGTGCGTTTGAGGGTTCCGGACGGTGGAAGTTGGAGAGTGGAActggaaaaatgggatgatatgGTTTGGTTggcaaagggatggaaggaatttgcggagcattactCCATATGTGAGGGCCACTTCTTAGTCTTCAAATATGTAGGGGACTCGGGTTTTCACgtgctcatatttgacaaaagcgcAACGGAAATAGATTATCCGCTAATCGACACTGTCGAATTTGTCCCGCCTAAAACAGAAAACGTTGATGATCACTGTAATCTCTCGGTTATACTTCGAAGTCTAGATGGTTTCTCactgaagagaaaagagaaggatgaaTTGCATCTAAAATCATATCATCACAAGCCCTCCAAAGCGATGAAATCGGATTCCGTTAATTTGGTCGATGATGCTACTACTTCACATGCAATTGTGCTCGGATTGGGTTCCGAAACAAAAGGCTTCCGAGCTGATCGAGGAGCGACGCTTTTGCCACAAGATTGGGAAG gtaggatggaaaattccaaaggCAAGGTGAGCCCTGCCATGCTGGCTTCTCTTAGCTCTGCTTCTGAACCTTGGCGGGTAACTACGGCTCTCAAAGCAGCCGGCAAGTACGAGCTGCAGTATCCTTCCTTCGCAGTAGTTATCCGGGCACATCATCAATTGAAGAATGGTGTG ACTGTCCCAGGCAGTTTTTTTAAGGGACGCATCAATAGAAGAATACAAACTGCAACTCTTAAATATACGGACGGATCATGGCCAGTGAAGCTCATGTACTACCCACAACATGGCTCGGGAAAGCTCTCCGCCGGTTGGCGCGCATTTCAGAAAGGAACTTCCCTGAAGGAAGGAGATGCCTGCGTGTTCGAGCTTGTTAGGATTGATAatattgaactcaaagtctccattttgagAAGGAATGTCGAGACTTAG